Proteins found in one Elephas maximus indicus isolate mEleMax1 chromosome 11, mEleMax1 primary haplotype, whole genome shotgun sequence genomic segment:
- the LOC126085727 gene encoding zinc finger and SCAN domain-containing protein 30-like, with protein MSGDSRALACHVPKEQEGLIVVKVEEENYVWGQEFGLQGSPHSQEIFRQQFRQFGYSDSSGPREALSRLRELCHQWLRPETHFKEQILELLVLEQFLAILPEELKAWVRDHRPESGEEAMPMLDELEKELDKPRLQVRSSFVLVFNLLRISGEIIKSDVDSSSPPLNGNDIDEIRPKQDLKSQVLNRSMCPLPFGSLDCLVITVLANKAEVDDKATEQHCLVLAHQKARGV; from the exons ATGTCAGGAGACTCAAGAGCCTTGGCCTGCCACGTTCCAAAAGAACAAGAGGGACTTATAGTTGTGAAGGTTGAAGAAGAGAATTATGTTTGGGGGCAGGAGTTTGGTCTTCAGGGAAGCCCCCATAGCCAGGAAATCTTCCGTCAGCAGTTTAGGCAGTTTGGGTACTCTGACTCCTCTGGGCCCCGGGAGGCTCTGAGCCGACTCCGGGAACTTTGCCACCAGTGGCTGAGGCCAGAGACACACTTCAAGGAGCAGATTCTGGAGCTGCTGGTGCTGGAGCAGTTCCTGGCCATCCTGCCTGAGGAGCTGAAGGCCTGGGTGCGAGACCATCGacctgaaagtggagaggaagcTATGCCTATGCTAGACGAGCTGGAGAAAGAACTGGATAAACCAAGGCTACAGGTAAGGAGTAGTTTTGTTCTGGTTTTTAACCTATTGCGGATTAGTGGAGAAATCATAA agtcggATGTGGACAGCAGCAGTCCACCTTTAAATGGAAATGATATAGATGAGATCAGGCCCAAGCAGGATCTGAAGtcacaa GTTCTCAATAGAAGCATGTGCCCGTTACCCTTTGGATCTTTGGACTGCTTGGTGATCACTGTGCTAGCCAACAAGGCAGAGGTGGATGATAAAGCTACTGAACAGCATTGTCTGGTTCTGGCCCATCAGAAAGCAAGGGGTGTGTAG